A genomic window from Chlorobium phaeobacteroides DSM 266 includes:
- the csm4 gene encoding type III-A CRISPR-associated RAMP protein Csm4 yields MNTYIVHLYFKNALHVGAANSGIGIEATQDFIHSDTLWAAIANHWAILGKVGDISFDDFLNGFRTKHDDGIRHKEEPLFRISSAFPLTDNGRMYWLPKPLSVPMAFSKRNIEDRENQRKEYGKKVKQEKFIPLKVFKEWMNFEKNASDVGGAKREGISSGQMRPHATIDRISMRAQLFHSGITYFDKFAVRVGLYFLIQCGKTTKTALEKVFEVIYEAGAIGGNRNIGLGSLFEKPSLTEASEFADLFNTENTNAYCLLSLCYLSDGEIPNAETAVAYNHLLRKGWTGSLSVSLQRKRKTVYMFAEGSVFQTKLNGCLADITPDKIITPEWYGHHDVYRYGYALSVPIKIDLDD; encoded by the coding sequence ATGAATACATATATCGTACATCTCTACTTTAAAAATGCCTTGCATGTTGGTGCTGCAAATTCCGGAATAGGTATTGAGGCAACTCAGGATTTTATTCATTCAGATACGCTCTGGGCTGCCATTGCCAATCACTGGGCAATTTTGGGAAAAGTAGGCGATATTTCCTTTGATGATTTTCTGAACGGCTTTCGCACGAAACACGATGATGGAATTCGCCACAAAGAGGAACCGTTGTTTCGAATATCATCGGCTTTTCCACTAACAGATAATGGGCGTATGTATTGGCTACCAAAGCCATTATCTGTACCCATGGCATTTTCAAAACGCAATATAGAAGACCGAGAAAATCAACGCAAAGAGTACGGAAAAAAAGTAAAGCAGGAAAAGTTTATTCCACTGAAAGTGTTCAAAGAATGGATGAATTTTGAAAAAAATGCAAGTGATGTTGGAGGAGCAAAAAGAGAAGGAATTTCCAGTGGTCAAATGCGCCCTCATGCTACCATTGATAGAATATCAATGCGAGCACAACTTTTCCATTCCGGGATAACCTATTTCGACAAGTTTGCTGTGCGGGTTGGTCTTTATTTTCTTATTCAATGTGGTAAGACAACCAAAACTGCCCTTGAGAAAGTTTTTGAAGTGATCTATGAAGCTGGAGCTATTGGGGGAAACCGGAACATTGGTCTCGGCAGTCTTTTTGAAAAACCATCCTTAACAGAGGCGAGCGAATTTGCAGACCTCTTTAATACAGAAAATACCAATGCGTATTGTTTGCTTTCTCTATGCTACCTTTCCGATGGTGAAATACCAAATGCAGAAACAGCAGTCGCATACAATCATCTATTACGTAAAGGTTGGACGGGATCACTCTCAGTCAGCTTACAGCGCAAACGTAAAACTGTTTATATGTTCGCCGAAGGAAGCGTTTTTCAAACAAAATTAAATGGCTGTTTGGCGGACATTACTCCAGACAAAATCATAACTCCTGAATGGTACGGGCATCACGATGTTTATCGTTACGGTTATGCTCTTAGTGTGCCGATAAAAATCGACTTAGATGACTGA
- the csm3 gene encoding type III-A CRISPR-associated RAMP protein Csm3: protein MADIERQIKLLGYIKITGIIEALTGLHIGGTADSIDKGGIDNPVIKNPVTNEPYIPGSSFRGRMRSLLEKKTAEYLSPMTGNKEIWMEIYKAEDEKYNNNKAQSTIDAMNSEVCRVFGNSASYESVPSVLIVRDALYTEKTRESYMQGGKGGLPITEAKMEIAVDRITAHALPRTIERVPAGAKFAFEIVYKIQSTSFICVIDEKGKPKEVKSYMADDKVIEKDIENILWALKQIEEHDGLGGNTSRGHGQVKFSIDPIKYEVFEDVSKQKIEKAIKNIKTTKEA, encoded by the coding sequence ATGGCAGACATAGAAAGACAGATTAAATTGCTCGGTTATATCAAAATTACAGGTATAATTGAAGCTTTAACCGGGTTGCATATTGGCGGAACAGCGGATTCAATAGATAAAGGCGGTATTGACAACCCAGTCATAAAAAATCCTGTGACTAATGAGCCTTACATTCCAGGCAGTTCCTTTCGCGGAAGAATGCGCTCTCTTCTGGAGAAAAAAACAGCAGAGTATCTCTCGCCAATGACTGGTAATAAGGAAATTTGGATGGAGATTTATAAGGCTGAAGATGAAAAGTATAATAACAATAAGGCGCAATCCACAATTGATGCAATGAATTCCGAGGTATGTCGTGTTTTTGGTAATTCTGCTTCATATGAGAGTGTGCCTTCAGTACTGATTGTGCGGGATGCCCTCTATACAGAAAAAACACGCGAATCATATATGCAGGGAGGAAAAGGCGGCTTGCCCATTACTGAGGCAAAAATGGAAATTGCAGTTGACCGAATCACAGCCCACGCACTTCCCCGCACTATTGAACGAGTGCCAGCTGGCGCTAAGTTTGCATTTGAAATTGTTTATAAAATTCAATCGACATCATTTATTTGTGTCATTGACGAAAAGGGTAAACCAAAAGAAGTAAAATCTTATATGGCCGATGATAAAGTGATTGAAAAAGATATTGAAAATATTTTGTGGGCTTTAAAACAAATCGAAGAACATGATGGACTAGGAGGGAACACTTCTCGCGGTCATGGTCAGGTTAAGTTTTCTATTGACCCTATTAAATATGAGGTATTTGAAGATGTGTCTAAGCAGAAAATAGAAAAAGCCATAAAAAATATTAAAACAACGAAAGAGGCATAA
- the cas10 gene encoding type III-A CRISPR-associated protein Cas10/Csm1 yields the protein MTTSITGNDIIKLGFDLLREGTLSIVDIVDAFKLAGIQSTELKLSSLKSPFGGDRFFEPKQLSATEINYPVYDRVTDFSEIIPQDDDQGLTALERLGSFVATDADEKYSVFDLFKTVAAIQDCLRNPEEDKPFLLVSADFSGIQDTVYTISSKGALKTLRARSFMLELLTEHIIYEILSEVESERYAVVFSGGGGFGLLLPNSEESIRTINDYRTRINEWAFDEFSGRFFIAMDALPFGREELLSGMSFRNIRQTQADNLDRLKRRKFIDQFEQLFTPSMPKQLTVNTECQITRRDDMPDEFMFDLETETRMSLVPAKEREDDKWIWVSESCYHQFWIGDKLATAQSVVRSQKTPEGKEPYFKYPDATWSKENKSWVYYQIDDQQTKSADCWFMNDWTAGQPILYANYVRKHGELSEYAKKLENESLKEENPTAKPNHTATFQGLAASSCGADLIGALRMDVDDMGNLFSSIGSLTELSAKSRMLNLFFKVYLNQICAANLGGGFSYTDIAKKNYSVKNSHGDIGRNVSVIYAGGDDLFILGAWDETTELAFDIQRCFSLFTGETLNKEKKTVVEGLGISGGLTLHQPKFPLYQMAQKSGEAEHGAKNDIEIQNAEIEKNRISLFFDDSKRQCRLKIQEPYRYMLSMKWDLSSAFLLPLMKTYRECGNVAFQDGRMVLEIEKFSYQTIEKWFAVIEKYQESSMLYLPTMARVMKQVEENPRMDASLFKTLLGFLYTNDESKKNWISHLHVALNWLTYLRRKN from the coding sequence ATGACAACGAGTATTACGGGAAATGATATCATCAAACTTGGTTTTGATCTTCTTCGAGAAGGCACTCTAAGTATTGTGGATATCGTTGATGCATTTAAACTTGCAGGCATTCAGTCAACTGAACTCAAACTCTCTTCGCTCAAATCTCCTTTTGGGGGTGACAGATTTTTTGAACCGAAACAGCTTTCTGCAACAGAAATTAACTATCCGGTTTATGACCGAGTTACCGATTTTTCAGAAATAATACCTCAAGATGACGATCAAGGCTTAACTGCGTTAGAACGTTTGGGATCGTTTGTGGCAACAGATGCCGATGAAAAATATTCCGTTTTTGACCTCTTTAAGACTGTTGCCGCCATTCAGGATTGTTTACGTAATCCTGAAGAGGATAAACCGTTTTTGCTGGTAAGTGCAGATTTTTCCGGTATTCAGGATACGGTTTATACCATTTCCTCAAAAGGTGCTCTCAAGACGCTTCGTGCCCGCTCTTTCATGCTTGAGTTGCTCACCGAGCATATCATCTACGAAATTTTATCAGAAGTTGAATCTGAACGATATGCTGTTGTGTTCTCTGGTGGAGGCGGATTTGGCTTGCTTTTGCCAAACAGTGAAGAGTCCATCCGAACGATCAATGATTACCGTACCCGGATCAACGAATGGGCATTTGATGAGTTTTCAGGTCGCTTTTTCATCGCAATGGACGCATTGCCTTTCGGGAGGGAGGAACTTCTCTCCGGAATGAGTTTTCGAAATATCCGACAAACCCAGGCCGACAATCTCGATCGTCTGAAGAGGCGCAAGTTTATCGATCAGTTTGAGCAACTGTTTACACCATCCATGCCAAAACAGTTGACGGTAAATACCGAATGCCAGATTACACGAAGGGACGATATGCCGGACGAGTTTATGTTTGATCTGGAAACCGAAACCCGTATGAGTTTGGTGCCGGCTAAAGAACGTGAAGATGATAAATGGATATGGGTTTCTGAAAGCTGTTATCACCAGTTCTGGATTGGTGACAAGCTTGCAACCGCACAATCTGTTGTTCGATCTCAAAAGACACCGGAAGGAAAGGAACCATATTTCAAATATCCGGATGCAACGTGGAGCAAAGAGAACAAGAGTTGGGTCTATTATCAAATAGATGATCAACAAACAAAATCAGCAGATTGCTGGTTCATGAATGACTGGACAGCCGGACAGCCGATTTTGTATGCAAATTATGTGAGAAAGCATGGCGAGTTGTCAGAATATGCTAAAAAACTGGAAAACGAAAGCCTGAAAGAGGAGAATCCTACAGCCAAGCCCAATCATACAGCAACATTTCAGGGACTTGCGGCAAGTTCTTGTGGAGCTGATCTTATAGGCGCATTAAGGATGGATGTTGATGACATGGGTAACCTGTTCAGTAGCATAGGGTCACTCACCGAACTTTCTGCCAAGTCGCGGATGCTTAATCTCTTCTTTAAAGTTTACCTCAATCAAATATGCGCTGCAAATTTAGGTGGCGGATTTTCTTACACGGACATTGCTAAGAAAAATTACTCGGTTAAAAACAGCCATGGTGATATAGGGAGGAATGTTTCGGTGATCTATGCTGGAGGCGATGACCTATTTATTCTCGGTGCTTGGGACGAAACAACAGAACTCGCCTTTGACATTCAACGCTGCTTTTCTCTTTTCACAGGAGAAACATTGAACAAAGAGAAAAAGACAGTTGTTGAAGGACTTGGAATTTCGGGAGGACTTACCTTGCACCAGCCAAAATTTCCTCTGTACCAGATGGCCCAAAAATCAGGTGAAGCAGAACACGGGGCAAAAAATGATATAGAAATCCAGAATGCTGAGATAGAAAAAAACAGAATTTCTCTTTTCTTTGATGATTCAAAACGTCAATGCAGATTAAAAATCCAAGAGCCTTATCGTTATATGCTTTCAATGAAATGGGATTTGAGCAGTGCTTTTCTACTTCCCTTGATGAAAACATATCGCGAATGCGGAAATGTTGCATTCCAAGATGGACGAATGGTCTTGGAAATTGAAAAATTCAGCTATCAGACCATTGAAAAGTGGTTTGCTGTCATTGAAAAATATCAGGAAAGCTCCATGCTCTATCTGCCAACGATGGCAAGAGTGATGAAGCAGGTTGAAGAGAATCCAAGGATGGATGCTTCGTTGTTCAAAACATTGCTTGGCTTCCTTTATACAAATGATGAAAGTAAGAAAAACTGGATTTCACATTTACATGTAGCTCTGAATTGGCTCACATACCTAAGGAGGAAAAATTAA
- the csm5 gene encoding type III-A CRISPR-associated RAMP protein Csm5, which yields MTEHMESKIIELETLTSLFIKGKEENYGEGFIRIGNTLYFIDNDNLCEFIYKNTYDKDGSRIPNRPDYVEWYSYFISRQRGDDIVTHYKGFAKVFGLDDVNNERDIPEGYKEKSIQFFLSKTRLLQGNNDTQKQVLTEYKIGKGITLLEASTRNGNRFIQNGNKRHYVPGSSLKGAIRNAVLWKILTESSIQAWFLLFLTYHLPVSDFLKKIDENDYEEGEKIISKNAVFQNMNLIRNGHIDRKETKKLKKKYSEHLSGIQDATNSTLESKCFTGKIPYIPISDSDKIDQKKYLQSYNDRWNAANDTLRDFFRLVKVSDGNFVDDFELKGKIAKAVCRDIFGTPPKNKTYQKKFDIKLECAPKTVKVQFKISIDTELVRAFFPYRIPVYLQSVNGLMNVVDEFYREVAKFEALNYYNGVISIPDDLNSNDNRKAKLKVNTEVVYKLYNTIFGLEKNETLFRTGWGGGFMSKTQFLHMDMTDRVRVRDMVHYNGSPLAPKSRCLIIEGQNATEPLGWCKLRVLGDTKDLALPSIDAVKISTDILTEQPRQRGQQRQENRQNKERPVTEKEIHKSKAEAKAILKLVEKQTNLTTQVTYMKGQVVLAKVDECKPFESIKITIGNQSVCVVSGFIKQKGEEVKIKITKIENGKILEAKLL from the coding sequence ATGACTGAGCATATGGAAAGTAAAATCATCGAGCTGGAAACCCTTACCTCTCTATTTATTAAGGGTAAAGAAGAAAATTATGGCGAAGGATTTATCAGGATCGGGAATACTCTTTATTTTATTGATAACGATAATCTATGCGAATTCATTTATAAAAATACCTACGATAAAGACGGGAGTAGAATTCCTAACAGACCCGATTATGTTGAATGGTATAGTTATTTTATTTCACGCCAGAGAGGTGATGATATAGTTACACACTATAAAGGATTTGCAAAAGTATTTGGTTTAGATGATGTAAATAATGAAAGAGATATCCCTGAGGGATATAAGGAAAAATCTATCCAATTCTTCTTATCAAAAACTCGTCTTCTTCAAGGAAATAACGATACTCAAAAACAGGTATTGACTGAATATAAAATTGGAAAAGGGATTACTCTGTTAGAAGCGAGCACTCGAAATGGAAACAGATTTATACAAAACGGTAACAAAAGGCACTATGTTCCTGGTAGTTCTTTAAAGGGTGCAATACGAAATGCTGTTTTATGGAAAATATTAACTGAATCCTCAATACAGGCTTGGTTTCTATTGTTTTTGACGTATCATTTACCTGTATCCGATTTTTTGAAAAAGATTGATGAAAATGATTATGAAGAAGGGGAAAAAATTATAAGCAAAAATGCTGTTTTTCAGAATATGAATTTAATTAGGAATGGTCATATTGACAGAAAAGAAACTAAGAAATTAAAGAAAAAATACAGCGAGCATCTTTCTGGAATACAAGATGCAACCAATAGTACGCTTGAATCAAAATGTTTTACCGGAAAAATACCATATATACCTATTTCAGATTCGGATAAAATTGATCAAAAGAAATATTTACAAAGCTATAACGATAGATGGAATGCTGCTAATGATACCTTACGGGATTTTTTCAGACTTGTAAAGGTTAGTGATGGAAATTTTGTAGATGATTTTGAACTAAAAGGAAAAATAGCTAAAGCCGTTTGCAGGGATATTTTTGGAACTCCTCCAAAAAACAAAACCTACCAAAAGAAATTCGATATAAAACTTGAATGCGCACCAAAAACTGTAAAAGTTCAGTTCAAAATATCCATAGATACAGAACTTGTAAGAGCCTTTTTCCCGTATAGGATTCCAGTTTACCTCCAATCTGTTAATGGTTTAATGAATGTAGTAGATGAGTTTTATAGAGAAGTTGCCAAGTTTGAAGCCTTAAATTATTACAATGGAGTAATATCTATTCCTGATGATTTGAATTCTAACGACAATAGAAAAGCAAAACTAAAGGTGAATACAGAGGTGGTTTATAAATTGTATAATACAATCTTTGGACTAGAAAAAAACGAGACTTTATTCCGAACAGGTTGGGGCGGGGGATTTATGAGTAAAACACAGTTTTTGCATATGGATATGACAGATCGGGTACGTGTCAGAGATATGGTCCATTATAATGGTAGTCCTCTTGCTCCAAAGTCGCGTTGCCTGATTATAGAAGGTCAGAATGCAACGGAACCTCTTGGATGGTGCAAGCTCAGGGTTTTGGGTGACACTAAAGACTTAGCTTTACCAAGCATTGATGCCGTAAAAATTAGTACGGACATTCTAACTGAGCAACCGCGTCAAAGAGGACAGCAACGGCAAGAGAACCGACAGAATAAGGAGAGACCTGTTACTGAAAAGGAAATACACAAGTCGAAAGCAGAAGCAAAAGCCATCTTAAAGCTGGTTGAGAAGCAGACGAATTTAACAACACAAGTGACATATATGAAGGGACAAGTAGTTCTTGCAAAAGTTGATGAATGTAAACCTTTTGAATCAATAAAAATTACAATTGGCAATCAATCTGTGTGTGTGGTAAGTGGTTTTATAAAACAAAAGGGTGAAGAAGTAAAAATAAAAATTACTAAAATTGAAAATGGTAAAATTTTAGAGGCAAAACTGCTTTGA
- the csm2 gene encoding type III-A CRISPR-associated protein Csm2 produces the protein MGYDFTEIYQINKQFDVDVHQIVSRIEGFGSFSSISEYELENLPKYAAVIAKAMKEKKKPVTPTQLRRFYTYVKSIDLANKQTKEDEQNFKDKYKLKFILPKIAGSSECESLEDLYKVLNACVNGDKIITVKDLRLFMEFFEAILDYHSTFKTQKKDN, from the coding sequence ATGGGATATGATTTTACTGAAATATATCAAATAAATAAACAATTTGATGTTGATGTACATCAAATTGTTAGTAGGATTGAAGGGTTTGGCAGTTTTAGTTCAATTTCTGAATATGAATTGGAAAACTTGCCTAAATACGCAGCAGTTATTGCAAAGGCAATGAAAGAGAAAAAGAAGCCTGTTACACCAACCCAGCTTCGCCGCTTTTATACCTATGTAAAATCAATTGATTTGGCGAACAAGCAAACGAAAGAAGATGAGCAGAACTTCAAAGATAAGTACAAGCTCAAATTTATATTGCCTAAAATTGCTGGAAGCTCTGAGTGCGAAAGTCTTGAAGACCTATATAAAGTTCTTAATGCTTGTGTTAACGGCGATAAAATCATAACAGTCAAAGACCTTCGGCTTTTCATGGAGTTTTTCGAAGCAATCTTGGATTACCATTCTACATTTAAAACTCAAAAAAAAGATAATTAA
- the csx15 gene encoding CRISPR-associated protein Csx15, with protein MNEFFTQNNLLVVFWYTAGIVSIIELLEYLVTRNIPWLLRLIRGLWRGVARRFRGDISQGARQLIINFSGHPVLPGQQQDIGQMMHWSSSEVINVSIGNVPEDHNFVPSIEKSVEKIPLSPEEWQSIPVVVIPSGYSQIWSVVMAELHGRLGYFPDVVRLRFSSSISNEKFEVAEIMNLREVRHNSRDKR; from the coding sequence ATGAACGAATTTTTCACACAGAACAATCTCCTGGTCGTATTCTGGTATACAGCGGGTATTGTATCGATTATTGAACTTCTGGAATATCTCGTTACCAGAAACATTCCGTGGCTGCTTCGATTGATTCGGGGGTTGTGGCGGGGTGTGGCGAGGCGGTTCAGGGGAGATATATCGCAGGGGGCTCGTCAGCTTATCATCAATTTTTCCGGTCATCCGGTTCTTCCGGGTCAGCAGCAGGATATCGGGCAGATGATGCACTGGTCATCTTCGGAAGTTATCAATGTGTCAATAGGCAATGTGCCTGAAGATCACAACTTTGTCCCATCCATCGAAAAGTCCGTTGAAAAAATACCACTCTCTCCCGAAGAGTGGCAGTCAATACCTGTTGTGGTTATTCCTTCCGGGTATTCGCAGATCTGGTCGGTGGTGATGGCTGAACTGCATGGTCGGCTGGGTTACTTCCCTGACGTAGTCCGGCTTCGTTTTTCATCATCGATATCGAACGAGAAATTCGAGGTTGCCGAAATCATGAACCTCCGTGAGGTTCGTCACAATTCACGGGATAAACGGTGA